The proteins below come from a single Opitutales bacterium genomic window:
- a CDS encoding membrane integrity-associated transporter subunit PqiC, giving the protein MIRTVIFALITLMIVGCSTFQAQPDRVGYYRLEARLLTPGVTLFPESIVAVTVPDTVDHKKLALPEGPTVVISDFDRWVEPFGKGVERVLDLNVRALLGSNAEESVACSVNILEARLENGALEVWLDYHWIEETGVVKGAFSSTTFVSDTGPVATAEAWSKVLELVAQELVNARR; this is encoded by the coding sequence ATGATACGCACCGTTATTTTTGCTCTGATCACTCTCATGATTGTCGGATGTTCCACATTCCAGGCTCAACCGGACCGCGTGGGATATTATCGACTGGAAGCTCGTTTGCTGACTCCGGGCGTGACACTTTTTCCTGAGTCGATTGTCGCAGTCACAGTTCCAGACACGGTCGATCACAAGAAGCTCGCGCTGCCCGAAGGGCCCACAGTGGTGATCTCTGATTTTGATCGCTGGGTTGAGCCCTTTGGCAAAGGCGTGGAACGGGTGCTTGACCTAAACGTCCGGGCATTGCTTGGGAGCAACGCGGAGGAATCTGTAGCCTGTAGTGTGAACATTTTAGAGGCTCGTTTGGAGAATGGTGCACTTGAAGTTTGGTTGGACTACCATTGGATCGAAGAAACGGGTGTGGTAAAAGGCGCGTTCTCGTCCACGACTTTCGTATCTGATACGGGACCCGTTGCCACGGCAGAAGCCTGGAGCAAAGTGCTCGAATTGGTTGCTCAGGAACTCGTTAATGCGCGCCGATAA
- a CDS encoding VWA domain-containing protein — protein MKASFPPLTPDDPRLTTYALGEIDDPAERTFIEGALDEKPELKQIVEETCLAEQTLTRALAQEALPKIEALPELDGKEAKPAIPFPSRPMLAAAASVALVLGLGLISAFVLKQPTETDTDLYSVIELSDSIPQKIHSPEIAQSFEFEAAPLPVTFGRSMQASRPRGSATSSAAFFTAAQEILVDFEPSSTESYDPIEDTGFQSVLEAPRSTFSVDVDTASYANVRRFIQTSQRPPADAVRVEELINRFDYAYPVPKADAEHPFSTTVQAASAPWAPEHALVRIGLQGHDIPWEARPASNLVFLMDVSGSMNQPNKLPLVKKTLDILVRRMSGQDRIAVVVYAGNSGIALPSTTADNHETIMHAIQQLQPGGSTNGNAGIELAYEIAQQHFIKGGNNRVILCTDGDFNVGISDRGSLKTVIEEKAQGGVFLSVLGFGMGNYKDDMLELLSNSGNGTYAYIDSEKEARRVFLQDLTGSLFTIAKDVKIQVEFNPTQVQAYRLIGYENRRLADEDFNNDKKDAGDIGAGNSVTALYEVVPHGVELTDRVKAAFDIDPLKYTVLTESQTDSLQEWLTVKLRYKQPDGDTSRLLSTALRPSGELASIAESDEDFRWATAVAMFGEKLRGNAASQQVAWADIESLAQSAQGRDPYGDRTEFLQLIRTVQQL, from the coding sequence ATGAAAGCATCCTTTCCACCCCTCACCCCAGACGATCCCCGCCTCACTACCTACGCCCTCGGCGAGATCGATGATCCTGCCGAGCGAACCTTCATCGAGGGCGCACTCGACGAGAAGCCTGAACTTAAACAAATCGTTGAGGAAACATGCCTTGCCGAACAGACGCTCACGAGAGCCCTGGCACAAGAAGCCCTGCCAAAGATAGAAGCCCTTCCTGAGCTCGACGGCAAAGAAGCAAAGCCAGCCATTCCTTTTCCATCAAGACCCATGCTGGCAGCAGCTGCATCGGTCGCGCTGGTGTTGGGGCTTGGGTTGATTTCAGCTTTTGTCTTAAAGCAACCCACGGAAACCGACACTGACCTCTACAGTGTGATCGAGTTATCGGATTCAATTCCTCAGAAAATACACAGCCCCGAAATAGCTCAGAGCTTTGAATTTGAGGCCGCTCCATTACCTGTGACTTTTGGACGCTCGATGCAAGCGAGTCGACCACGCGGTTCAGCAACTAGCTCCGCAGCGTTTTTCACTGCCGCTCAAGAAATTTTAGTGGATTTTGAGCCTTCCAGCACAGAATCCTACGATCCCATTGAAGACACGGGCTTCCAGTCCGTTCTCGAGGCTCCGCGATCCACTTTTTCGGTGGATGTCGACACGGCAAGCTACGCAAATGTTCGTCGCTTTATTCAAACCAGTCAGCGCCCTCCAGCCGACGCGGTACGCGTGGAAGAATTGATCAACCGCTTCGACTATGCCTATCCCGTGCCTAAAGCAGACGCAGAACATCCCTTCAGCACGACCGTGCAGGCCGCTTCCGCACCATGGGCTCCCGAGCATGCCCTCGTGCGCATTGGTCTGCAGGGTCATGATATCCCTTGGGAAGCGCGCCCGGCATCAAACCTGGTTTTCCTCATGGATGTCTCTGGCTCGATGAATCAGCCCAACAAGCTCCCCTTAGTAAAGAAGACCTTAGACATCCTTGTCCGGCGGATGTCAGGGCAAGACAGAATCGCTGTCGTCGTTTATGCTGGAAATTCAGGCATAGCCCTGCCCTCCACTACAGCGGATAACCACGAGACGATCATGCATGCTATCCAACAGCTGCAGCCCGGAGGCTCAACTAATGGAAACGCAGGTATCGAGCTCGCCTATGAAATCGCTCAACAGCATTTTATTAAAGGCGGCAACAACCGGGTAATTCTATGCACCGATGGCGATTTCAATGTCGGCATCTCCGATCGCGGTAGTCTAAAGACAGTCATCGAAGAGAAAGCTCAGGGTGGTGTATTCCTCTCCGTGTTGGGATTCGGTATGGGTAATTACAAAGACGACATGCTCGAGTTGCTCAGCAATTCCGGCAATGGCACGTATGCCTATATCGACAGCGAAAAAGAGGCCCGCCGCGTCTTCCTTCAAGACCTCACCGGTTCTCTCTTCACCATCGCAAAGGACGTCAAAATCCAAGTAGAATTCAACCCAACACAAGTCCAAGCCTATCGGCTTATCGGCTATGAAAACCGGCGCCTGGCTGATGAAGACTTTAATAATGATAAGAAAGATGCCGGTGACATCGGTGCAGGCAACAGTGTGACAGCGCTCTATGAAGTCGTCCCCCATGGCGTCGAACTCACGGATCGCGTCAAAGCGGCGTTCGATATCGACCCACTCAAATATACGGTACTCACTGAGTCGCAGACAGACTCCTTACAAGAGTGGCTCACGGTGAAGCTCCGCTACAAACAACCGGATGGAGACACATCTCGACTTTTGTCGACAGCGCTAAGACCCAGCGGGGAGCTGGCATCCATCGCCGAGTCTGACGAGGACTTCCGTTGGGCTACTGCTGTGGCCATGTTTGGAGAAAAACTACGCGGCAACGCTGCCAGCCAACAAGTCGCTTGGGCTGATATCGAATCACTCGCGCAAAGCGCCCAAGGTCGAGATCCATACGGGGATCGTACTGAGTTCCTACAATTGATTCGGACAGTCCAGCAGCTTTAA
- a CDS encoding metal ABC transporter permease → MESLIPEFSWHGVFVDPWVDGFGEYVWIWLMGWLMSATCGVVGSFLILRRMALVGDAISHSVLPGLVVAFLITGSLEGPVMLIGAAVAGMLTTVLIELIHQNSRVKADAALGIVFASLFALGVILITVFAGNVHLDVNHVLYGALEFVPFEDAWEVAGVFVPYPVLQMGWVALGVLGMTVLFYKELLVTSFDATLGQSLGMPVRSIHFTLMAVLAVVVVSAFSAVGAILVIAMLIFPGSTMMLLSDRLPRVLFGATLLGGIYAIGGLHLALFLGCSIAGAMVVVALFVFILAWVLSPHRGLLGRWRKRRGEVGSAVHMEQFDDLNASKDP, encoded by the coding sequence ATGGAGAGCCTGATACCTGAGTTTTCCTGGCACGGTGTTTTTGTCGATCCGTGGGTCGATGGGTTCGGCGAGTATGTTTGGATCTGGCTGATGGGTTGGTTGATGTCTGCCACCTGTGGGGTGGTAGGGAGTTTTTTGATTTTGCGTCGTATGGCTTTGGTCGGCGATGCCATCAGTCACTCGGTCCTGCCCGGCTTGGTCGTGGCGTTTTTGATCACCGGATCTTTGGAGGGGCCCGTGATGCTGATCGGTGCTGCAGTCGCGGGGATGCTGACGACTGTCCTGATCGAACTGATCCATCAAAACTCTCGCGTGAAAGCGGACGCGGCTTTGGGAATCGTGTTTGCGAGCCTGTTCGCTCTGGGCGTAATTTTGATCACAGTATTTGCGGGTAATGTGCACTTGGACGTCAATCACGTCCTCTACGGGGCGCTGGAGTTTGTGCCTTTCGAAGATGCTTGGGAAGTAGCGGGCGTATTCGTTCCATACCCTGTTTTACAAATGGGCTGGGTCGCTTTGGGAGTGCTGGGGATGACGGTGCTCTTTTATAAGGAGTTGTTGGTGACTTCGTTCGATGCGACTCTGGGCCAGTCGCTCGGCATGCCGGTGCGCAGTATTCATTTCACACTCATGGCTGTTTTGGCGGTCGTCGTCGTCAGTGCTTTCTCGGCGGTGGGTGCGATCCTTGTTATTGCCATGCTGATCTTTCCAGGCAGTACGATGATGTTGTTGTCGGACCGCCTACCGCGTGTGCTTTTCGGTGCAACACTGCTGGGTGGTATCTATGCGATAGGTGGGCTACATTTGGCTCTTTTCCTGGGCTGTAGTATTGCTGGTGCGATGGTGGTAGTCGCTTTGTTTGTCTTTATTCTGGCTTGGGTATTGAGTCCGCATAGAGGCCTCTTGGGACGTTGGAGAAAGCGACGTGGTGAGGTCGGTTCTGCTGTCCATATGGAGCAGTTCGATGATTTGAACGCATCTAAGGACCCTTGA
- a CDS encoding metal ABC transporter permease, producing the protein MRRLLLGLVFLVVLVPLDAARIGELVETSLAEQALRFWTLQDPSVRIVLLGTVCMGICCGLMGAFIVVRKMALLGDTLSHAVLPGIAAGFLWNQTKDLTAMFTGAIIAGFLGILMVNAIRKTTHLKEDAALGMVLSGFYAVGICMLTMIQRLPTAEKTGLNDFLFGQAAALGEVDVATIVVVTVLSLVFVFLSYKELLVSSFDSGFAGSIGLPIRWVEYALYVLLTFGIVVSLKAAGVLLVSALLIIPPACAYLLTDNFVRMLVISCAVGVVSAVLGGFFSFLKNDLPTGPFMVVVAAVIFICSFLLSPKYGWLPRVARRRRRSGRIRDENLLRSIYQVREKTEFHSPDVTLGELSKHRNEDLIDVARRARALISARLAFYNPAQTAQQGALLADRRLVLTAEGALRACQIVRNHRLWELYLTHAADYQSDHVHDDADRIEHILGEDTVRALERRLNHPRRDPHGKLIPSMSDMDSLYRSQEVMQGSTYRGDF; encoded by the coding sequence GGCTAGTTTTTTTAGTCGTGCTCGTCCCCTTAGATGCTGCGCGTATCGGTGAACTCGTCGAAACTTCGCTCGCTGAACAGGCTCTGCGTTTTTGGACTCTGCAAGACCCCTCGGTCCGCATTGTTCTCTTGGGAACCGTGTGCATGGGCATATGCTGTGGCCTGATGGGTGCGTTTATTGTCGTGCGCAAAATGGCGCTTTTGGGCGATACGTTGTCCCATGCCGTTTTGCCGGGAATTGCGGCTGGGTTTCTCTGGAATCAGACTAAGGACCTCACGGCGATGTTCACGGGGGCCATAATCGCTGGATTTCTCGGGATCCTGATGGTCAATGCGATCCGTAAAACGACCCATCTTAAAGAAGATGCGGCCCTCGGTATGGTGTTGTCTGGATTTTACGCCGTGGGGATTTGCATGCTGACGATGATCCAGCGTTTGCCCACTGCGGAAAAAACGGGGCTCAATGACTTTCTCTTTGGTCAAGCTGCGGCACTGGGCGAAGTCGATGTCGCTACTATCGTGGTCGTGACTGTGTTGTCCCTAGTCTTCGTGTTTTTATCCTATAAGGAGTTGTTGGTATCGAGTTTCGACTCGGGATTTGCTGGGTCGATTGGCTTACCGATCCGCTGGGTGGAGTATGCGCTTTATGTGTTACTGACTTTCGGAATCGTGGTATCGCTCAAAGCTGCGGGTGTGTTGCTCGTGTCTGCCCTATTAATCATTCCCCCCGCCTGCGCCTACTTGTTGACCGATAATTTTGTCCGGATGTTGGTGATATCTTGTGCGGTGGGTGTCGTCAGTGCGGTGCTGGGTGGTTTTTTCAGTTTTTTGAAAAATGACCTGCCGACGGGGCCTTTTATGGTGGTCGTTGCTGCTGTAATCTTCATCTGCTCCTTCCTGCTTTCCCCTAAATATGGGTGGTTGCCACGCGTAGCCCGTCGCAGGCGGCGGAGTGGGCGCATTCGTGATGAAAACCTCCTCCGCTCTATTTATCAGGTGCGTGAGAAAACCGAATTCCACTCTCCCGATGTAACGCTGGGGGAGCTATCCAAACATCGAAATGAGGATCTGATTGATGTCGCACGACGGGCGCGTGCGCTTATCTCGGCGCGGCTGGCATTTTATAATCCTGCCCAGACTGCGCAGCAGGGGGCCTTGTTAGCAGACAGGCGTTTGGTGCTCACTGCCGAAGGAGCGCTGCGTGCTTGCCAAATCGTCCGGAACCACCGGCTCTGGGAGCTCTACCTTACCCACGCTGCCGACTATCAGTCTGACCACGTGCATGATGATGCGGACCGTATAGAGCACATCTTAGGAGAGGATACGGTCCGTGCGCTTGAGCGCCGGCTGAACCATCCGCGCCGCGATCCTCACGGTAAGCTGATACCGAGCATGTCCGATATGGACAGCCTCTATCGATCCCAGGAAGTCATGCAGGGCTCCACTTATCGGGGAGACTTTTAG
- a CDS encoding sigma-70 family RNA polymerase sigma factor, whose translation MSARHPIKKNTMPHDDSTTPSDTWLQATARQLAPHLERYADSVSSSRELARDAVQDTFRKLAALPRKERPDPPKPWLFRVCRNRLIDLQRRERRSVPIEEATLETTPADIPTPQETSERSDLHSQVIRSIENLPAAQREVVRLKFQNELSYKEISEITQHSVSYIGVLLHSAMKTLRQHMAQYR comes from the coding sequence ATGAGCGCTCGTCACCCAATCAAAAAGAACACCATGCCTCATGATGACTCTACCACCCCATCCGATACGTGGCTCCAGGCCACTGCCCGCCAATTGGCACCCCACCTCGAGCGCTATGCCGACAGCGTGTCCAGTTCCCGGGAACTCGCACGCGATGCCGTTCAGGACACATTTCGAAAACTGGCTGCCCTACCCCGTAAAGAACGCCCAGATCCTCCGAAGCCTTGGTTATTTCGCGTCTGTAGAAATAGACTCATCGACCTCCAAAGAAGGGAGCGTCGTTCCGTGCCCATAGAAGAAGCCACCCTCGAAACGACTCCGGCTGACATACCGACTCCACAAGAAACTTCCGAGCGGAGCGATCTACATAGCCAGGTGATACGCAGCATCGAAAATCTACCCGCAGCCCAACGCGAAGTGGTGCGACTCAAATTCCAAAACGAGCTGAGTTACAAAGAAATCTCTGAGATCACCCAGCACAGCGTCTCTTACATCGGCGTGCTCCTCCACAGCGCCATGAAAACCCTCCGCCAACACATGGCACAATACCGCTAA
- the ileS gene encoding isoleucine--tRNA ligase gives MIQDLKDTLNLPKTSFPMRGNLVEREPKRIEHWEKTQVYECIIERDQARAGELFIMHDGPPFTNGDVHIGTALNKTLKDSILRYKRLKGFVCPNVPGWDSHGLPIEHKVMTELRQKGDDKLEPAEVRKACADFASKFLDVMRDQFRRLGVWADWKQQYWTIEPDYEAEELIAFAHVVEQDLIYRSKKPVYWSIPCKTALAEAEIEYKEKTSPSIYVRFAVNNPDKIGETSGLYTVIWTTTPWTLPANLAVAAGPNIEYVIVTADGDRYLVAKSLAESLIEAAKLENATIGERVLKGSELEGLICQHPFIDRESPLVLADYVTTDSGTGLVHTAPGHGLDDYLTGLKHGFEVYCPLDDNACYVDDGKVPTELVGLSTLEVKGRAPANKGVLQIIENNGSLLSLSPYKHQYPHCWRSKTPVIFRAMDQWFIALDKDGMRQKALGALERVDFIPDWGIKRIGAAVETRPDWCISRQRSWGVPIPAFYDADGEAYIDAKVVRAVAEKVRKEGSQIWFEQSAEDILLGVDLPEDWPAASELKPGRDTLDVWIDSACSQHGVLAKHPDLRRPADLYLEGSDQHRGWFQSSLWFGIFTHGDAPFKQLVTHGYIVNEDGSKISKSDGTKTKPQTSDAYIKKFGADVVRLWICSQDFRGDIPVSDKLIKNVGNTYRTLRNTFRFLIGNLYDFDWGKDAVAPDALTPLDAWALHHTGLLVKDVEVAYERYEFHRAYQLIANFVSITLSATYHDILKDRLYTWSPASPERRSSQTALHQIFETLVTVLSPMLPFTTDEAWSYFKEDQDFVEDAIALRHWPALGDYFEHPEPYKRLNEVLGFKQEQVNDVLEGLRQDKKIGQSLDARVKIRISDGHPMAAVLSAISSEFLAELFIVSSVEVETTPEAGSLEVTAQAAEVTGWVRCPRSWKWVPELVETDVWGAVSSQSAQALADIQNA, from the coding sequence ATGATTCAGGACCTGAAAGATACCCTCAATTTGCCCAAAACATCGTTTCCGATGCGGGGCAACCTCGTTGAGCGCGAACCCAAACGCATCGAGCATTGGGAGAAAACTCAGGTGTATGAGTGCATTATAGAGCGCGATCAGGCGCGAGCGGGTGAGCTATTTATCATGCATGATGGGCCGCCATTCACCAATGGAGATGTGCATATCGGCACGGCGTTGAACAAAACGCTGAAGGATAGCATTCTGCGCTATAAGCGACTCAAAGGTTTTGTTTGCCCGAACGTTCCCGGCTGGGACTCTCATGGCCTCCCGATTGAGCACAAAGTCATGACCGAGCTTCGGCAAAAGGGTGATGACAAGCTAGAGCCGGCCGAAGTCCGCAAGGCATGTGCAGACTTTGCTAGTAAATTTCTGGACGTCATGCGTGACCAATTTCGCCGTCTGGGCGTATGGGCAGACTGGAAGCAGCAATATTGGACCATCGAGCCTGACTACGAGGCTGAAGAGCTCATCGCATTCGCACATGTCGTTGAGCAAGACCTAATATACCGCAGCAAGAAACCGGTGTATTGGTCCATTCCCTGCAAAACGGCTTTGGCCGAGGCTGAGATCGAATATAAGGAGAAGACGAGCCCCTCGATCTATGTGCGTTTTGCTGTCAATAACCCGGACAAGATCGGTGAGACTAGCGGACTTTACACTGTAATCTGGACTACGACTCCATGGACCCTGCCAGCTAACCTCGCTGTCGCTGCCGGTCCAAATATCGAGTATGTCATCGTTACTGCCGATGGAGATCGTTACCTCGTGGCTAAAAGCCTTGCTGAAAGCCTGATCGAAGCGGCGAAGCTCGAAAATGCTACGATCGGCGAAAGGGTTTTGAAGGGCTCGGAGTTGGAAGGTCTCATCTGCCAACACCCTTTTATCGACCGTGAGAGCCCTCTCGTGCTTGCGGATTATGTCACAACCGACAGTGGCACTGGATTGGTGCATACTGCTCCAGGGCATGGTTTGGATGACTATCTAACCGGCCTTAAACATGGTTTTGAAGTCTATTGTCCACTTGATGATAACGCGTGCTACGTCGACGACGGAAAGGTCCCGACAGAGCTCGTGGGACTCAGCACGCTCGAGGTCAAAGGCCGTGCCCCTGCTAATAAGGGAGTGCTGCAGATCATAGAGAATAATGGTAGCCTGCTTTCGCTCAGCCCCTACAAGCATCAGTATCCACACTGCTGGCGCTCGAAGACACCGGTTATTTTTCGAGCTATGGACCAATGGTTTATCGCACTCGATAAAGACGGCATGCGTCAAAAGGCATTGGGTGCGTTAGAAAGGGTCGATTTTATTCCCGATTGGGGGATCAAGCGTATCGGCGCGGCGGTCGAGACGCGGCCAGACTGGTGCATCTCTCGACAGCGCTCATGGGGTGTGCCGATTCCCGCCTTCTACGATGCCGATGGGGAAGCCTATATCGATGCCAAGGTCGTGCGCGCTGTGGCTGAGAAGGTGCGTAAAGAGGGCTCACAAATCTGGTTTGAACAGAGCGCTGAAGACATACTTTTAGGTGTCGATCTTCCCGAAGACTGGCCGGCTGCATCTGAGTTAAAACCGGGCCGTGACACACTCGACGTCTGGATAGATTCCGCGTGTTCGCAACATGGCGTGCTTGCGAAGCATCCGGACTTGCGTCGCCCTGCGGATTTATACCTAGAAGGCAGCGATCAACACCGAGGCTGGTTTCAGTCTTCGCTATGGTTTGGCATTTTTACCCATGGAGATGCCCCGTTTAAGCAACTCGTTACGCATGGTTACATCGTCAACGAAGATGGCTCTAAGATCTCAAAATCTGACGGCACTAAAACCAAACCCCAGACTTCGGATGCTTACATTAAGAAGTTTGGGGCAGATGTGGTGCGCCTGTGGATCTGCTCGCAGGACTTCCGTGGGGATATCCCCGTCTCAGACAAGCTTATTAAAAATGTCGGCAATACGTATCGCACACTGCGTAACACTTTCCGCTTCTTGATCGGGAATCTCTATGATTTCGATTGGGGTAAAGATGCGGTTGCGCCTGATGCGCTGACTCCACTGGATGCCTGGGCCTTACACCACACCGGTTTATTGGTAAAGGATGTTGAGGTGGCCTATGAGCGCTACGAATTCCACAGAGCTTACCAGCTGATTGCAAACTTTGTGAGTATTACGTTGTCAGCGACGTATCATGATATCCTCAAAGACCGGCTCTATACTTGGTCTCCTGCGTCACCCGAGCGACGCTCATCGCAGACAGCATTGCATCAGATCTTTGAAACCTTGGTGACGGTGCTCTCGCCGATGTTACCCTTTACGACCGACGAAGCCTGGTCCTATTTCAAAGAGGATCAAGACTTCGTAGAAGACGCAATCGCTTTGCGACACTGGCCGGCACTCGGAGACTATTTTGAACACCCCGAGCCGTATAAACGGCTGAATGAGGTGCTTGGATTCAAGCAGGAGCAGGTCAATGACGTCCTTGAAGGATTGCGGCAGGATAAAAAAATTGGCCAATCCCTTGACGCTCGCGTGAAAATCCGCATCTCAGATGGCCACCCGATGGCTGCTGTGCTCTCCGCAATATCTTCTGAGTTTCTTGCTGAACTCTTTATCGTCTCTTCTGTCGAAGTCGAAACTACGCCTGAAGCGGGTTCTTTGGAGGTGACGGCACAGGCCGCCGAGGTGACGGGCTGGGTGCGCTGTCCAAGGAGTTGGAAATGGGTTCCCGAGCTTGTCGAAACTGACGTATGGGGAGCCGTTTCCAGCCAAAGTGCCCAGGCACTTGCCGATATTCAGAACGCCTGA
- a CDS encoding MCE family protein, whose product MSKRANPVTIGLFVVGAFLILAGGLVFFGLAKMLQENPRFVLFFEESVNGLEKGAWVKFKGVPVGRVDEIRIRVPDQLETSDAIPVIIELDNQHISSDLGSPVDVSNEEIIAQQVRQGLRARLNTESLITGLFFVELDYTNPDEPFTYHQNMQRIPEIPTIPSQLQEIARSATEAIARIGDIDFDTLGSNLNRLVFIAGQRIEEVNIAQLSKQVDTALERFNQVLEPQRMEKLIVQIQGTLASFQSFAESADKRLPDILENLNASLMSFNATLDAAQRMIETVNETADPNSSLVRGLEATLQDVRNAAQSLEDLSAYLERNPNAFISGRSTPDLP is encoded by the coding sequence ATGAGTAAGCGCGCTAACCCAGTCACCATTGGATTGTTTGTCGTGGGTGCGTTTCTGATTTTGGCCGGTGGCTTGGTGTTTTTCGGCCTGGCAAAGATGCTTCAGGAAAATCCTCGTTTTGTGCTCTTTTTTGAGGAGTCGGTGAACGGACTGGAGAAGGGAGCTTGGGTAAAGTTTAAGGGGGTGCCTGTGGGGCGCGTCGACGAGATTCGAATCCGCGTGCCCGATCAGTTGGAGACTTCGGACGCAATCCCGGTAATTATTGAGTTAGACAATCAGCACATCAGCAGTGACCTGGGCTCGCCGGTTGATGTAAGCAATGAGGAGATTATCGCGCAGCAGGTGCGGCAAGGCCTACGTGCCCGTCTCAATACTGAGAGCCTGATTACAGGCCTCTTTTTTGTTGAGCTTGATTATACGAATCCTGACGAACCGTTCACCTACCATCAAAATATGCAGAGGATCCCCGAGATCCCCACAATTCCCTCTCAATTACAAGAAATCGCAAGAAGCGCTACCGAGGCCATTGCGCGGATTGGCGATATTGATTTCGATACGCTAGGGAGTAATCTCAATCGTCTCGTTTTCATCGCTGGGCAGCGCATAGAAGAGGTAAATATTGCACAACTTTCGAAGCAAGTAGACACAGCGCTTGAGCGCTTTAATCAGGTGCTTGAGCCGCAACGAATGGAAAAACTGATTGTGCAAATCCAAGGCACGCTAGCTTCTTTCCAATCTTTCGCCGAAAGTGCTGATAAGAGGCTCCCGGATATCTTGGAAAATCTGAACGCCAGCTTAATGAGTTTTAACGCGACCTTGGACGCTGCTCAGCGGATGATCGAGACTGTAAACGAAACTGCTGACCCGAATTCATCCCTTGTGCGTGGCTTGGAAGCTACCCTCCAAGACGTCCGCAATGCCGCGCAAAGCCTCGAGGACTTGTCAGCTTATCTCGAACGCAATCCCAATGCTTTTATTTCGGGTCGAAGTACTCCAGATCTGCCATGA
- a CDS encoding TraR/DksA C4-type zinc finger protein, producing MAPKKTTRKTVAKKTAAKKKTAAKKSTAKAKQAQASDKLPVKHTRKSKDTPAVFKVKPKKQTAIVFTPEDALKILKERKVEDVVVEAPAKKKARKRAAKKKVVTPTPIPEVQEKRSFQAASMADILGIAAAPKQAMEKAVPAERKVPAKFKKYHTLLIRMRDELREGISYHTEETLHRSSRDDSGDLSGYGQHQADAGTETFDRDLALSLVSSEQEALNEIEDAIERIFDETYGVCEITGEEISKERLEAVPFTRYSLEGQAQHERMRRHTVDRGNVFTDEDEDAPILASSDDGDE from the coding sequence ATGGCCCCTAAAAAGACGACTCGAAAGACAGTGGCGAAAAAAACAGCAGCTAAGAAGAAAACCGCTGCGAAAAAATCTACCGCCAAGGCAAAACAAGCCCAGGCTTCGGATAAGCTACCCGTTAAGCACACGCGCAAAAGCAAGGACACACCTGCGGTTTTCAAGGTGAAGCCCAAGAAGCAGACTGCCATTGTATTTACCCCTGAGGACGCACTCAAAATCCTGAAAGAGCGCAAGGTGGAGGATGTCGTCGTAGAGGCTCCCGCTAAAAAGAAGGCACGCAAGCGCGCTGCGAAGAAAAAAGTCGTGACGCCAACCCCCATCCCAGAGGTTCAAGAGAAGCGTTCGTTTCAAGCGGCGTCGATGGCCGATATCTTGGGCATCGCTGCTGCACCGAAACAAGCGATGGAGAAGGCCGTCCCTGCAGAGCGCAAGGTGCCTGCCAAGTTTAAGAAATACCACACCCTGCTTATCCGCATGCGTGACGAGCTGCGGGAAGGTATATCCTACCACACTGAAGAGACACTACACCGTTCTTCACGCGACGATTCGGGTGATCTTTCTGGCTATGGACAGCACCAAGCTGACGCGGGAACGGAGACGTTTGACCGCGACCTCGCCCTGAGCCTTGTCTCCTCAGAACAGGAGGCATTGAACGAAATCGAAGACGCTATTGAACGGATTTTCGATGAGACTTACGGCGTCTGCGAGATCACAGGAGAAGAGATCAGCAAGGAGCGCCTCGAGGCAGTGCCATTTACCCGCTATTCCTTAGAGGGGCAGGCCCAGCACGAGCGTATGCGCCGTCACACGGTAGATCGCGGTAATGTCTTTACCGACGAAGACGAGGATGCGCCTATCCTTGCCTCCTCCGATGACGGAGACGAGTAG
- the lspA gene encoding signal peptidase II → MRLSLPPPMTETSSAPRSIQDRARSYALVFGLAWFWLLFDQLSKAWVRRAIPFESYIGPESIDLLPGRFHFVHVGNYGAAWGMFEGFGGFFVVLAVLAVGAIVVFRRQLEMHRPFIQLVFGLIVGGIIGNVIDRVWQGYVTDFILVIIPVVEYHWPVFNIADAGIVVGVSSYLVDSFRPVHKAQVGENN, encoded by the coding sequence ATGCGCCTATCCTTGCCTCCTCCGATGACGGAGACGAGTAGCGCACCGCGCTCGATCCAGGATAGAGCGCGTTCCTACGCCTTGGTGTTTGGGCTCGCTTGGTTTTGGCTGCTTTTCGACCAGCTCAGCAAGGCATGGGTGCGTCGGGCTATACCCTTTGAGAGTTATATCGGGCCGGAGTCTATCGATCTTTTACCCGGCCGGTTTCACTTTGTTCATGTTGGCAATTATGGGGCGGCATGGGGGATGTTTGAAGGATTTGGCGGGTTCTTTGTGGTATTGGCAGTATTGGCTGTTGGAGCAATCGTAGTATTTCGCAGGCAGCTTGAGATGCACCGCCCCTTTATTCAGCTGGTGTTCGGCCTCATCGTGGGCGGGATTATCGGAAATGTGATCGACCGTGTGTGGCAAGGGTATGTGACGGACTTTATTTTGGTGATCATCCCCGTTGTCGAATACCACTGGCCGGTCTTTAACATTGCCGACGCGGGCATTGTGGTCGGGGTTAGCTCATACCTGGTCGATAGCTTTCGGCCGGTTCACAAGGCGCAGGTAGGGGAAAATAATTAG